One window of the Paenibacillus beijingensis genome contains the following:
- a CDS encoding FAD-dependent oxidoreductase gives MDTSSESKLPASSASFWLASTEVSSFDKLTTDLTVDVAVVGGGITGISLAYLLAKEGKQVALLDAGRLLNGTTGNTTAKITAQHDLIYDELIHHIGEEKARLYYEANDEAIAFIRNTVLENKISCDFAEENAYIYTTAEANIAMIDKEWKAYEKLGIPGLRADRIPLPVDAKASIVMPNQARFHPLAYLKHLIKHFINNGGQIFEETTAMSINPGSPLTTVVTRDGTQVKCRDVVSCSHFPFYDVSGFYFARLYAERAYVLGVKLNGDYPGGMYLSADSPPRSIRSVSFNGEDLLLVGGERHKTGQGICTMKHYERLETFVRDTFGSCEIPYRWSAQDLTTLDKVPYIGHVVKNEPHAYIATGYRKWGMTSSTAAALLLKDMILGIDNRYEDLYTPSRFYADPSLKTFLVENADVAKHLINGKLEWVTREPEDVRPDEGAVVRVNGKRAGAYREADGTLYVVDTTCTHMGCEVQWNAGERTWDCPCHGSRFSFSGEVIEGPAKKSLKQIEY, from the coding sequence TTGGACACATCGTCAGAGTCAAAACTGCCCGCTAGTTCAGCATCCTTTTGGCTGGCCTCAACGGAAGTTTCTTCATTCGATAAATTAACGACAGATCTCACGGTCGACGTAGCGGTCGTAGGAGGCGGAATAACAGGCATTAGCCTCGCTTATTTACTGGCCAAAGAAGGCAAACAAGTTGCATTGCTGGATGCAGGACGTCTTTTGAACGGAACTACAGGAAACACAACAGCCAAAATTACTGCTCAGCACGATCTGATTTACGACGAGTTGATTCATCACATCGGTGAGGAAAAAGCGCGGCTGTATTATGAAGCAAACGATGAAGCCATTGCCTTCATACGAAACACCGTGCTGGAGAACAAAATTTCATGTGATTTTGCCGAAGAGAACGCCTATATTTACACCACTGCCGAAGCAAATATCGCTATGATCGATAAGGAATGGAAAGCATATGAGAAGCTGGGCATTCCCGGATTGCGTGCCGATCGCATCCCTTTGCCTGTTGACGCTAAAGCTTCGATTGTCATGCCAAATCAAGCCAGGTTCCATCCTCTGGCATATCTGAAGCATCTTATTAAACACTTTATCAATAATGGCGGGCAAATCTTCGAGGAAACGACCGCAATGAGCATCAATCCCGGATCCCCTCTTACTACGGTGGTTACGAGAGACGGAACTCAAGTGAAGTGCCGCGATGTCGTTTCTTGTTCACATTTCCCGTTCTACGATGTAAGCGGATTTTATTTCGCCCGGTTGTATGCCGAACGCGCCTATGTACTTGGGGTAAAATTGAACGGCGACTATCCAGGCGGAATGTACCTTAGTGCCGATAGTCCGCCCCGCTCAATCCGCTCAGTCTCTTTCAATGGGGAAGATTTACTTTTGGTTGGCGGCGAGAGGCATAAGACGGGACAGGGTATCTGCACAATGAAGCATTACGAAAGGTTGGAAACGTTCGTCCGAGATACGTTTGGATCCTGCGAAATCCCTTATCGCTGGTCTGCGCAAGACCTCACGACCCTCGATAAAGTGCCATATATCGGACATGTTGTGAAAAACGAACCACATGCCTACATTGCTACGGGTTACCGCAAATGGGGTATGACCAGCAGCACTGCAGCGGCACTTCTGCTGAAGGATATGATACTGGGGATCGATAACCGATATGAGGATTTGTATACGCCTTCCCGTTTTTATGCCGATCCTAGCCTAAAAACCTTTCTCGTAGAAAATGCCGATGTCGCCAAGCATCTTATCAACGGCAAGCTGGAATGGGTTACCCGGGAACCGGAAGACGTGCGTCCAGATGAAGGAGCCGTCGTAAGAGTGAACGGTAAACGGGCTGGTGCCTATCGGGAAGCGGACGGCACCTTATACGTGGTGGACACCACTTGTACGCACATGGGCTGTGAAGTTCAGTGGAATGCGGGAGAAAGGACATGGGACTGTCCTTGTCATGGATCACGCTTCTCTTTCAGTGGAGAAGTCATTGAGGGCCCAGCGAAGAAATCGTTGAAGCAAATTGAATATTGA
- a CDS encoding DNA-binding protein, whose product MSHEQSSDLPDHLAKPAIRALTQAGYLRLEQFTQLREEDVLRLHGMGPKAIETIRTALAAKGLTFRK is encoded by the coding sequence ATGAGTCATGAACAAAGCAGCGACCTTCCAGACCATTTAGCCAAGCCGGCAATTCGTGCTCTAACTCAGGCCGGTTACCTAAGGCTTGAGCAGTTTACCCAGCTCCGTGAGGAGGATGTCCTTAGATTGCATGGAATGGGTCCAAAAGCAATCGAAACCATCAGAACTGCTCTTGCCGCCAAGGGATTAACGTTTCGAAAATAA
- a CDS encoding SDR family oxidoreductase, giving the protein MRNVEGKVVILTGASSGIGEATAEVLANNGAKVVLAARREERLQELKSSIEKQGGTAVYKATDVTSQEQIEELARYTFDTFGQIDVLINNAGIMPLSFLHEKKVSEWDQMIDVNIKGVLYGIGAVLPYMRERKQGHIIDVSSVTGHIVRKTWAVYSGTKFAVRAITEALRQEEAVNNIRTTIICPGGVATELANTISNEEIKKSIQDSWHIALHPEAIAHSILFAISQPENTAVNEIIVRPTKQEL; this is encoded by the coding sequence ATGAGAAACGTTGAAGGAAAAGTCGTGATTTTAACCGGAGCATCAAGCGGAATCGGTGAAGCCACTGCTGAAGTGCTTGCCAATAACGGAGCTAAAGTTGTACTTGCAGCTAGACGCGAGGAACGGTTGCAGGAACTTAAGTCATCTATTGAAAAACAAGGCGGTACAGCCGTATATAAAGCGACGGACGTCACTTCTCAAGAGCAGATCGAGGAGCTTGCGCGTTATACCTTCGATACCTTTGGACAAATTGATGTTCTCATTAACAATGCAGGGATTATGCCGCTTTCTTTTTTACACGAAAAGAAGGTTTCCGAATGGGATCAAATGATTGATGTAAACATTAAAGGCGTGCTTTATGGTATAGGTGCGGTTCTTCCGTATATGCGGGAACGAAAACAGGGACACATTATCGATGTTTCATCTGTGACAGGACACATCGTAAGAAAAACATGGGCCGTTTATTCGGGAACTAAATTTGCGGTGCGGGCGATTACAGAAGCTTTGCGGCAAGAAGAAGCGGTGAATAACATTCGCACGACGATTATTTGTCCCGGCGGAGTGGCAACGGAACTTGCGAATACGATTTCAAATGAAGAAATTAAAAAAAGTATACAAGATTCATGGCATATTGCACTGCATCCGGAAGCGATCGCCCATTCGATTCTATTTGCCATTTCGCAACCGGAAAATACGGCTGTCAATGAAATCATTGTGCGGCCTACTAAACAAGAACTATAA
- a CDS encoding DedA family protein — protein MEWITNLFEQYGYFVLFLGLFAESLALPFPGELAMAISGHMATLGSFNIPFIMFFSYIGAISGTTLTYYLGYKLGKPFFDKYGKFFFLNQARMDKITKWFDQYGSKIILISYFVPGLRHFTGYVSGILKVRLRIFFVFNYIGGLLWVITYVMIGKLFGQKIEQLLHTVSHYSTAAIIAAAIGVCCVLLIRKNKAAILNRLRMRYKS, from the coding sequence ATGGAATGGATTACTAATCTTTTCGAGCAATATGGTTACTTCGTTTTGTTTCTTGGATTATTTGCCGAGTCGTTGGCGCTTCCTTTTCCCGGTGAATTGGCAATGGCAATATCGGGTCACATGGCAACTCTCGGGAGTTTTAATATTCCGTTCATCATGTTTTTCTCCTATATCGGAGCCATATCAGGCACGACACTTACATACTATCTAGGTTATAAGCTTGGGAAGCCATTCTTTGATAAATACGGCAAATTCTTTTTTTTGAATCAGGCGCGCATGGACAAAATTACGAAATGGTTCGATCAATACGGTTCCAAAATCATCCTGATCAGCTACTTCGTTCCCGGTTTGCGGCACTTCACCGGATATGTTTCCGGAATACTAAAGGTTCGGCTGCGCATTTTTTTCGTGTTTAACTACATCGGCGGATTGCTGTGGGTGATCACATATGTGATGATAGGGAAACTGTTCGGTCAAAAAATAGAACAGCTGCTGCACACCGTTTCTCATTACTCAACTGCAGCGATTATCGCGGCAGCAATCGGAGTCTGCTGCGTGCTTCTCATTCGAAAAAACAAAGCGGCTATCCTCAACCGGTTACGAATGAGATACAAAAGTTAA
- a CDS encoding discoidin domain-containing protein translates to MDAKKLWRIGLTLCLLWLSVSAAMPAKGEAAGSEITPNRHHPLGTGHTKIASRLSQELQPQLSSTNSEISVYPMPSIYNASSSYTLKANSFPVPVVGYAQYDYAHFSTAGEPVTIEVTVLGQTTIGTYTISPKKLNIPASKNGNKLTFTLTGDEYLIVKIDGKKELVIAADPPETDKPLATGAGIFNVTEAGYQSDRSGTTLTTAAIQRAIDDAAAYPDGQGIVYVPTGVYKVGNLELKSDVALYLEGGAVFHFTGLPADYTKHWHKDSQNRDITWWIYTAPGSTNVKLYGRGTLDGNGKYSTETNNFANNILVPIGVSHFTFDGLIIRDSGSWAVTPARSDHLTFTNMKLFNRLDMGENDGIDINESQEVLVRHAIGISLDDPFSSKAWDQTVDISLNWPGTPEPVQNVVFDDLIAWTYCYGFKIGQGMRQNQSGITFRNGVVYNASVGFGIDHKYGAGVLSNVTFENIDIEQIGTWLGPLRTWTDFVIVGADGFGGGPMDTLTVRNIQVRDKGQSTARLKGFSSTAMIRNATFDRIYMPGSAVPAQNLYEMNIVNRAFHTPVTILPVQTPEPVQRLNLAAGKPATASSSKADPSLSVDGNLGTRWGSNYTDAEWYSVDLGSSMTIDQVKIYWEAAYGKSYQIQVSEDGTSWRTVYSTTTGDGGVDEIYFAPQKARYIKMNGTQRGTVYGYSMWELEVYGDSRNLAAGAIVSGTSSLENSNWSYTKAVDGQRSSVPGAMGWTSNNSLTENHTESVTLDLGSVKTVDQVDLYPRNDAGNIGQNFPVDFTIQTSGDNTTWTTRIRQTGYAQPGNSVQSFTFPAVSARFIKIEGTNLRPNPADGDRYRMAFAEIEVFAANLAAGAAVTASSTVQNTNFGTAKLTDGQRSSVAGSYGWTSNNSLTSDHTEHVQLDIGAVKTISQVDIYPRNDAGNIGQNFPVDFTIQTSADNVVWVTYVARTGYAQPGNAVQSFTFPAASARYVKVEGTKLRPNPADGNRYRMAFAEIELYGVDNLPPATYAAAEGTEGKDGWFVSSVSLALTAEDSLSGIGTTFVKIDGEDWRSYAEPIVLGDGKHEVHYYSIDRSGNAEETKSMQIFVDSTPPVLNPQVSPAVAEIGSTFTAEPGASDQLSGIAVTECGQPESLQVGIHSVKCTAEDKAGNTAEKAASYQVMFPFSGFKAPVQDVSVVQEVYAGSAVPIKFSLGGDRGMDISIAGYPASVDAADPEQELLSVDADLEYDPNEDQYILIWKTDKAWAGTTRKLIMKLIDGTEHSLLFTFK, encoded by the coding sequence ATGGATGCAAAGAAGTTGTGGAGGATCGGCTTAACGTTATGCCTGCTCTGGTTGTCCGTTTCGGCTGCAATGCCTGCTAAGGGAGAAGCCGCCGGATCGGAAATCACACCAAATCGCCATCATCCATTAGGCACCGGACATACGAAGATTGCGAGCCGGCTATCGCAGGAGCTGCAGCCTCAATTAAGCAGTACGAACAGCGAAATATCCGTTTATCCGATGCCTTCCATCTATAATGCTTCTTCATCCTATACTTTGAAAGCGAATTCATTCCCGGTTCCGGTTGTTGGCTACGCACAGTATGACTATGCCCATTTCTCCACGGCAGGTGAGCCTGTTACCATCGAAGTTACCGTGCTTGGTCAGACGACTATCGGGACCTACACGATTAGTCCGAAGAAGCTGAATATCCCGGCGTCGAAGAACGGCAATAAGCTTACGTTTACGCTGACAGGCGATGAATACCTCATTGTGAAGATTGATGGGAAAAAGGAGCTTGTTATTGCTGCTGATCCGCCCGAAACGGATAAACCGCTCGCAACGGGCGCAGGGATCTTTAATGTGACGGAGGCAGGCTATCAATCGGACCGCTCCGGCACCACATTGACGACCGCTGCCATTCAGCGGGCGATCGATGATGCAGCCGCCTATCCGGACGGCCAAGGGATCGTTTATGTTCCGACCGGCGTATACAAGGTAGGCAATCTGGAGCTGAAAAGCGATGTGGCGCTCTACCTGGAAGGAGGAGCGGTCTTTCACTTTACGGGACTGCCGGCCGACTACACGAAGCATTGGCATAAAGATTCCCAGAACCGCGACATTACGTGGTGGATCTATACGGCGCCCGGCTCAACAAACGTGAAGCTGTACGGCAGGGGTACATTGGACGGCAACGGAAAATATTCCACTGAAACGAATAACTTCGCGAACAACATTTTGGTGCCGATCGGCGTGTCGCATTTTACGTTTGACGGCTTGATCATTCGCGATTCCGGCTCATGGGCGGTGACACCGGCCAGATCCGACCATTTAACCTTTACGAATATGAAGCTCTTTAACCGGCTGGACATGGGCGAAAATGACGGCATCGACATAAATGAATCCCAGGAAGTGCTGGTTCGGCATGCGATCGGAATATCGCTTGACGATCCCTTTTCATCGAAGGCTTGGGACCAGACCGTTGATATAAGCTTGAATTGGCCCGGGACACCTGAACCGGTACAGAATGTCGTCTTCGATGATTTGATTGCTTGGACGTATTGTTACGGCTTCAAGATCGGACAGGGGATGAGACAAAATCAAAGCGGGATCACCTTCCGCAACGGAGTTGTTTATAATGCCTCAGTCGGGTTCGGAATCGACCATAAATATGGCGCTGGTGTTCTCAGCAACGTTACGTTCGAGAATATCGATATCGAGCAAATCGGGACATGGCTCGGCCCGCTACGTACCTGGACCGACTTTGTTATCGTCGGCGCTGACGGCTTCGGCGGCGGGCCGATGGATACGCTTACGGTCCGAAACATTCAGGTTCGGGATAAAGGACAAAGTACTGCCAGGCTGAAAGGGTTCAGCAGCACGGCCATGATCCGCAATGCTACCTTTGACAGGATTTACATGCCGGGCAGCGCCGTTCCGGCTCAGAATCTCTATGAGATGAACATAGTCAACAGGGCCTTCCATACGCCCGTGACCATTTTGCCGGTTCAAACACCGGAACCGGTCCAGCGGCTGAATTTGGCTGCAGGCAAGCCGGCGACTGCATCTTCGTCCAAAGCGGACCCAAGCCTGTCCGTCGACGGCAATCTGGGGACGAGGTGGGGCTCCAATTATACCGATGCCGAGTGGTACAGCGTCGATCTTGGTTCGAGCATGACAATCGATCAGGTCAAGATTTATTGGGAAGCGGCTTACGGCAAAAGCTATCAAATTCAGGTTTCCGAAGACGGAACAAGCTGGAGGACCGTTTACAGCACAACCACAGGCGACGGCGGCGTGGACGAAATTTACTTTGCTCCGCAAAAAGCAAGATATATCAAGATGAACGGGACGCAGCGGGGAACCGTGTACGGTTATTCCATGTGGGAGCTGGAGGTGTACGGAGACAGCCGTAACTTGGCTGCAGGAGCCATTGTGTCCGGCACCAGCTCGCTCGAGAACAGCAATTGGTCGTATACAAAGGCAGTGGACGGACAGCGAAGCTCGGTACCCGGGGCGATGGGATGGACGAGCAACAATAGCTTAACGGAGAACCATACGGAATCGGTAACGCTTGATCTTGGCAGCGTGAAAACGGTCGATCAGGTCGATTTGTATCCCCGCAACGATGCCGGGAATATCGGTCAAAACTTCCCGGTTGACTTCACCATTCAGACATCGGGGGACAATACGACTTGGACAACGCGAATCCGTCAAACGGGTTACGCGCAGCCGGGCAACAGCGTCCAAAGCTTTACATTTCCGGCCGTATCCGCCCGGTTCATCAAGATTGAGGGAACAAATCTGCGGCCAAATCCTGCGGACGGAGACCGCTACCGGATGGCGTTTGCGGAGATTGAAGTTTTTGCGGCGAATCTTGCTGCGGGAGCTGCGGTGACGGCAAGCAGCACCGTACAGAACACGAATTTCGGGACTGCGAAACTGACGGACGGCCAGCGCAGCTCTGTCGCCGGGTCCTATGGCTGGACCAGCAATAACAGCCTGACGTCCGACCATACGGAGCATGTCCAGCTGGATATCGGCGCTGTCAAAACGATAAGCCAGGTTGATATTTACCCGCGCAATGACGCCGGGAACATCGGCCAGAACTTTCCGGTCGATTTCACGATCCAGACATCGGCGGACAACGTCGTTTGGGTGACGTATGTCGCCCGTACCGGATATGCACAGCCGGGCAACGCCGTCCAAAGTTTCACCTTCCCCGCCGCTTCCGCCCGGTATGTGAAGGTCGAAGGGACGAAGCTGCGCCCGAATCCCGCCGACGGGAACCGGTACCGGATGGCTTTTGCCGAGATCGAATTGTATGGAGTCGATAACCTGCCGCCTGCGACTTATGCCGCTGCTGAGGGGACGGAAGGTAAGGACGGCTGGTTTGTCTCGAGTGTCAGCTTGGCATTGACGGCTGAGGACTCACTGTCCGGCATTGGAACAACTTTTGTAAAAATTGATGGCGAGGATTGGAGGAGCTACGCGGAGCCGATTGTTCTTGGGGATGGGAAACATGAGGTTCACTATTACAGTATCGATCGATCCGGAAACGCTGAAGAAACGAAAAGCATGCAAATTTTCGTCGATTCGACGCCGCCGGTTCTGAATCCGCAGGTTTCGCCTGCCGTTGCCGAAATCGGCAGTACGTTCACGGCCGAGCCTGGCGCTTCGGATCAGTTGTCGGGAATTGCCGTCACCGAATGCGGTCAGCCCGAGTCTCTGCAGGTTGGCATTCATTCCGTGAAATGCACAGCGGAAGACAAAGCCGGCAATACGGCAGAGAAGGCTGCCTCTTACCAGGTTATGTTTCCATTCAGCGGATTCAAGGCACCGGTTCAGGACGTTTCGGTCGTTCAGGAAGTATACGCCGGCAGTGCCGTTCCGATCAAATTCAGCCTCGGCGGCGATCGCGGGATGGACATTTCGATAGCCGGCTATCCGGCCTCTGTAGACGCTGCTGATCCGGAGCAGGAGCTGCTGTCCGTTGATGCCGATCTTGAGTACGATCCAAATGAAGATCAGTATATATTGATATGGAAAACGGATAAAGCATGGGCAGGCACAACCCGGAAGCTGATCATGAAGCTCATCGACGGAACCGAGCACAGCTTGTTGTTTACATTTAAATAA